The nucleotide window TGCGTCCCCCTGTTTCTGAAAATTTCATGATCGGTTTCACCCAGCAGCTAATCAAGGAAAAAAAAACCGACTGCGGACGCTGGTCCCGCTGGGATATGCTGGGCAGGGAAGCAGATTTACGGGCAGGCATGGCCGGACAGCTGGTCCCGGAAAACAGTTCTGTACTTGATGCCGGAGCCGGAATGCTGCTCCTGCGGGACTACATCCCGGAAAGCTGTTCTTACTTTCCGCTGGATATTGTGGCCCGCAACCGCAAAACCCTTGTGGCCGACCTCAATCAGCAACAATTTCCAGAACAAGACTTTGATGTAGTGTGCGCCCTGTTCCTGCTTGAATTCATCCACGAACCGCAACTATTCTTCGACTGGGCTTACAAACACACAAACAAACTCATATTTACCTACCATGCACTTCTGCCGGGCAAGGACGTCAGCAAGCGCAGAGGAGCTGGTTTTTTTAATGACTTCAATATCAATGAACTGAAACTCATGGCCGAAAAATCAGGCTGGAAGAAAATCCTGATCACCGACATCACTTTTGGTCAGGCTTGCTTTGAATGTTTAAAATAAGGACAGGATATGAAAATTTATTCATGGAACGTTAATGGATACCGGGCGGTAATCAAAAAGAACTTCAACGAATGGTTCGACCAGAGCAACGCGGATGTGGTCATGATTCAAGAAACCAAGGCCCATCCTGACCAGATTCCCGAAAAGAACCGCGACCTCGAAGGATATGAATCGTTCTGGAACTGGTCCAAAGTAAAAAAAGGATACTCCGGCACAGCCTGCTTCACCCGCCAGCCGGTCCTTTCCCACTCTTTCGGCCTTGTGGATGAAAAATTCCAAGGCGAAGGACGGGTCGTGCTCATGGAATACGACCAGTTCTACCTTTTTAATATATACTATCCCAACGGTCAGATGAATGAAGAACGCCTTGAATACAAAATGGGATTTTACGACAGCTTTCTGGAATATGCAGAAGAACTGCGCAAAAAAAAGCCCATTGTGGTCGGCGGGGATTTTAATACTGCACACACGGAAATAGATCTCAAAAACCCCAAAGCCAACTCGGAAAGATCAGGTTTCCTGCCCAGTGAGCGGGCCTGGATCGATAAATTCATTGAGCATGGCTATGTGGATACCTTCAGGATGTTTGATGACAGTCCCGGTAAATATTCGTGGTGGAGCTACCGCTACAATGCCCGCAAAAATAACGCCGGATGGCGCATTGACTACTTCTTTGTTTCCGAAGAATTGAGAGACAACGTAAAAAATGCTTGGATCGAATCTGATGTAATGGGTTCCGACCACTGCCCCGTCGGTATTGAATTACTCTTCCCTTAATCACAAAAAGGCGGACTTCGGTCCGCCTTTTACTTTTCCATAATTAACAACATTTACCAGAACCCTACCATTAAAAATCTAGTCTCCTTCCATAAAATATTATATAGTTTAAACTATTGGGGTTGGATGCTGTAAGTTATTACATATGCTTACAATTAAAGAACTGACAAATTCCAATAGTGCACACTTCTTACCGGACGGAGGTTTATATGTTTAAAAACATGCGGATAGGCACCAAAATAGCACTAAGTATCAGCGCATTGATGATCGTGATATTTGTAGCATTCACCAGCCTGATTGTGAGCAAAGCAAGAGAATCCTCCATCCAGCAGGCCCAAAATCTTGCAGGCGAAATGGCTGGCAGATACGGGAATGAAGTAAAAGGCATCATTGAAAAGGCACTTGACGTATCATGGGCAGGTGCTGCCGCCATGAAAAGCATCACGGACTTCAAAAGCAATGTAGACCGTGAGATGGTAAACGATTTAATTAAAACACTCACCGAAGCTAACTCCATGTTTTTCGGAACCCAGATTGTAATCGAAGCCAATGAACTCGACGGCTTGGATAACTATTTTGTCGGCAATGAAAAATACGGACCCAAAGGGGAATACGGACAGTACGGATGGTATGACGGCGGCACATGGAAGCTTGCTGAAATGCACAAAAATGACCCCAACAACACCCGCGCCTGGTACATGGTACCGCGTGATACCCAAAAGGCCGTCCTGACTGAACCATATACCACAACAGTTGTCCCCGAAGTTATGGCCACGGTAAGTGTGCCCATCCTCAAAAAAGGCAGATTCATCGGGGTAGTCGGTATCGACTTTGTTCTCGGTGCCTTTGAAAAGATGGTTAAGGACATCCGCCCCATGGAAACGGGCTACGCCTTCATTGCCTCCAACAAAGGGTACTGTGTAGCCCACCCGGACAAAGAAATTGTCACCAAAAGCATTACCGAGGCTTTCCCGGATGCAGACCGCAGAGATATCCTAAACGCCATTGAAAACGGAAAGCCTTACCACAAGACCATAGTTTCTCCCAAAACCGGGAAAGAATACTATTACATATTCGCACCTGTTGTTATCAGCGGGACCTCAACACCATGGTCAATCGGGCTAGCTATCCCCACTGACAAGATTTACGCCGAAGCCAACAGCTTCTTCAAACTAATTGTCACTATTTCCTTACTTGCTATCGTACTGGTCATAGGTGTGGTTCTACTTATTGCCCGCAGCATCTCCAAGCCTATCGGCATCATGGTTGATGACGCGCAGGCAATTGCGGCCGGTAATTTCGAGGCAAAAATGGACCGAAGTCTTTTTGGTGGCGAACTGCTGACCTTGCACGATGCCCTGCGCTCCATGGTCGACAACCTCGTAAAATTTATCTCCACCGCTGAAGAAAAATCCAAAGAAGCTGAACTGCAAACCGAAGCGGCGAACAAGGCCCTTAAAGAAGCAAGTCAGGCCAAAGAAGAAGCCGAACGGGCCAAGGCCGATGGAATGCTTCAAGCCGCAAGACAGCTTGAGGGCATTGTTGAGCAGGTAACTTCCGCTTCCGAAGAACTTTCATCCCAGATTGAAGAATCCGCACGCGGGTCAGAAACCCAACGCGAACGTACTTCCGAATCAGCAACCGCCATGGAACAAATGAACGCTTCCGTACTGGAAGTTGCCCAGAATGCTTCACAGGCCGCAGAAAGCGCACTTGATGCCAAGAAAAATGCTGAAGACGGCGGGAAAATTGTTGCCGATGTGGTTTCCTCTATTGACTCAGTCAACACAGCTGCCACAAAAATGGTCAGCGGACTAAACGAATTGGGATCGCAGGCAGAAGGCATCTCACAGGTCATTACTGTGATCACCGACATTGCTGACCAGACCAACCTTCTGGCTCTGAACGCAGCAATTGAAGCAGCCCGAGCAGGCGAAGCTGGGCGCGGATTTGCGGTTGTAGCAGATGAAGTCCGCAAGCTGGCGGAAAAAACAATGCAGGCCACTCAGGAAGTCGAGCAAGCTGTTCACTCCATTCAGGGTGAAACCCGCAGAAACATCGATGAAATGAACAATGCTGCAAATATGGTCTCCAAGAGTACCGATTTCGCAGGACAGGCAGGTGAAAGCCTTAAAACCATTGTTGAAAATGTGGAATCCACAGCGGATCAGGTTCGAGCCATCGCCACCGCCAGTGAAGAACAATCCGCAGCCAGTGAGCAGATCAACCGTGGAACCGACGAGGTAAACCGCATTGCCATGGAAACAGCTGAAGCAATGCACCAGTCCATGACCGCAGTTTCCGACCTTGCAAGACTCTCAGGAGATTTGCAAAACCTCATTGAAGAGCTCAAAGACGTTTAAAATTAGACTACAAAAAAAGGCATAAAACAGAAATGGCTTCTCCATAGCGGGAAGCCATTTCTGTTTTATACAGTGCTTCAACATGCAATTTAGAATTATGGCAATTAAATTTTCAAGAGCACGCTTTACAATAAAACACGAAAAATGATAATCACAATGCAATTAACTAAAGGAGTTTTCAACACCGTAACGACAGGGACACTCTTCAACCGCTCGGGAGGAATGATGAAAAATATGATTTTAGCTTTGGCACTGGTTCTTCTACCCACTCTTTGCTTTGCAGGCCCCATGGAAGACTTTGTGGAGGAATGCACAAAAGCTACAAAAAATGAAACTGCATGCATGAAAATTTATGCTGACGCAATGAGCAGTCATATCTTCGACGGAGCTAACTTTTCGGCCGGACAAAGAGTAAAGTGTGGAGCAGGCCTTGAACTTCGTGTTGCTGCCCATGCCTGTGAATTCCTACCTATCGGCGGGGGAGCCTGCGTTGAAGCAGCCAAACGCCAATGCGCCCGTATGTGCAACGGCTGTCCGTCAATTGCTGATAGATTTTGTCGATCCGATCTGCCCCTCACGGATATGATCAAGCAGATTAAGAATGGTGAATTCGCTTGCACCCAATAACTGAACACCTCATTGGGCAACAGAGAACCTCAAGACCCTAATATAATTCAAAAAAGCTGGCGAAATGAATTTTCGTCAGCTTTTTTTTGGTAAAAAGCCATTTTTTACTTGAAATCGATTCTCAAGTTCATTAGAAATGTCTTCAGGCAAACACAACAAACAGGAGATATACCATGACCCAGACAGCCAGTATTTCTTCACTGAACAAAAAAAACTTTCTGAGAAAAGCATTTAAAAGCTTCGGCAGTTCCGGCGGAAAAAAGACGAAGGTAGCAGACAACCCTCCCTTTCCGGTCCCCGACAAAGGCAAAGATTAACCCGGCCCAGTATTGGCCATGCTGAGCTCAGACATTTCTGAATTTTCCTGAAAGAAAATAAATAAGCGGAGTATAAAAATGGCAGATGTTATCAGAGAAGCAGCACGCATGCGACGGCAATATGGTTGGAAAACATATCTTATTAAATTTAAAGACTACTACTCATACACTTTTGACCCCAGTCTTTTCCCGGATTTCGAATTGCTTGGTGAAGTAGGAACCGATGGAGCGATTATCCCCTCCTCCAAGGTAAAATAAAACAACCCCAAAACTCTCCCAAGGTTGTGACACCCTAACTTGAACCCAACTTCACCCTCCCGGCTTCGTACCTCTCCCCGTAGACGAAGCCGGGACTCTTTTTTTAACAACTAATCTCCTGCACATTCACCGGAGACAGTGTCTCCAATTCTGTCAAAAACTTCTTTCAATGCTTCGGGAATAGCTTCCCCGCCACTTAAAAGTTCTTCCACTTCTTCTGGGGAAAGACCAGCCGATTCAGCAATAGCAAAAATTTTGTCCGATATTTCAGTCTTATTCATAACTCTCTATTTACACTCCTGACACTGAATTTGCAAAAAATGATTTTCCGACAAAAACGAAACTGGACATCAAGAAAAGATGGCTCTATTAAGGCAATCGTCTGCCCCGAACAGAAAAGGTTCAGGTCAGCAGACGACAAAATCATTTTTCTGGAGCTAACATGCTGGACAACTTGAGCATTGTACTTTTCGGTACCAAATATCCTGAGAACGTAGGGTCATCGGCCCGGGCCATGACGAATATGGGTTGCAACAACCTGACTTTAGTACGCCCTGCATCATGGGACATGGACAAGGCTCTACCATTAGCAACAGTTAAAGCCCGCGATATTGTGGAAAAAGCAGTGGTTGCTGACGATCTTTCCGAAGCCTTGAAAGGACAGACAAGAGTATACGGCACGACTGCACGCACAGGCGGCTGGCGCAAAGGGGTTATGACCCCGTCCAGCGCAGCCCCGCTTATGGTTGAGCAGCTTCGGGCAGGTGAAAAAGTCGCCGTGGTATTCGGCCCTGAAGACAGAGGTCTGACCAACGACGAAACCCAGCTCTGTTCAAGACTGATCAACATTCCCACCAGCCGGGACAACAGCTCCCTGAACCTTTCTCAGGCTGTGCTTATCATTTTGTATGAATGTTTTAAAAACGCGCTGGACAAGCCCTTCACCCCGGCTGGCCCGCCCGAAGAACGCTCCACCTCATTTGAAGAGCAGGAAATTCTTGCTTCCAACCTGCAAGAGACCCTGCTGGCAATAGACTTTCTGAAAGCCGATAACCCGGACTACTGGATGATGCCGGTCCGAAGATTCATGTCTAAACTTGATATCAAACGCAACGAATTCAACCTGCTCATGGGAATCTGCCGCCAGATCAAATGGATAGCCGGGCAGGCAAACAAAAAATAATCAGATTGCCAGCTCAGCCCCTTCTCAATTTTGAGAAAGAGCGATACAATAAATTCAAATTCAGATCCGCGGAGCCTGTACATGACTGAAAAAAATACCATTCAAGATCTCAGTGGAGTTTTTTCCCGCCAGAGAATCGCCAAGGTCGGAACCGGAACTACCACCCGCCGTGTGGCCCAGATCGGTTACTATTTTGTTGAACAAATGGCCGAAGACCTTTTTCAGGTCCGTCCTTTAAACAGTAATTTCGTTCCTACTGGTGACCCCGAAGGAGTCACCCGTGACGAACTTCTGGAAGCATACACCCCGGAACCTGAAATGTATCACAAACAGGTTCTGCCCAATATGAAAAACTTGCAGAAAACCCTCGCCCGCGCAGACCGTCTCCGCCAGCAAGGAAATTCCTTCAGTGCTGAGATGGAATACACCAACGCTATCAAAGTTGATGAACTGAACGTGCGCGGCAACTTCGGAGTAGGACTCTGCCTTATGCAGAGAGGGGAAACTGACCGGGCCAACGATGTTTTTGCCCGACTTGTTTCCATGGATGCCCCATTCGCGCCCGAACACAAACACATGTTCAATGATTTCGGCATCAACTTGCGCAAATCAAAAATGATTCCGCAAGCTATCGAATATTATTCCAAAGCCATTGCCCTCAGCCCGGAGGATGAACACCTGCGCTACAATCTCGCCCGTGCATATTTCGAAGACAAGCAGTACGAAAAAGTACGTGAAGAACTGGCCAAGTGTTTGGAACTTAACCCTGAATTTGAGGAAACCAAGAAATTTGTCGCTTATCTGGACAAAAATAAGCTAGGCTGATCCCAAAAAAAACATTATAGAGTTCCAATGAACTCCATCAAAGGCTTCATTGTAGCAGGAACACATAGCGGTTGCGGTAAGACCTCAGTAACACTGGGACTTATGGCTGCGCTCTCACGTCGTAATATCAAAGTCCAGCCCTTCAAGACCGGGCCGGACTTCATTGATCCGGGACACCACTCCCGTGCCGCAGGACGGACCTGCCACAATCTGGATGGCTGGATGCTTTCCGGCAAAATCCTGCGCGATATTTTCTCTCGCTATTCACAGGATGCTGACGCCTGCATTGTTGAAGGCGTCATGGGGCTTTACGATGGCTATTCCGCGCTGGATGAAACCGGCTCCACTGCCCATCTTTCCAAAGAACTGAACCTGCCGGTAATCCTGGTTGTTGATGCCGGGTCCATGGCCCGTTCCGCAGCTGCGCTGGTGCAGGGATTCTGTAATTTTGATCCTGAAACCCCTGTGGCAGGGGTTATCTTCAACCGAGTAGGAAGCAGCAACCACGCCCAGATCCTAACCGAAGCCATATCTCTTACAGATGTACCTCTTGTGGGTTGCCTGCCCCGACGCGAGGAAATAGCCACGCCCTCCCGCCATCTGGGACTTGTAACCCCGGAACACCTTGAAGACCTCGAGTTCAAGTACAATGCTCTTGCGGACTGGGTGGAGGAAAACCTCGATCTGGATCAAATAATTGAAGCCCTGCCGGATATCCCCTTGCCCCCCCGTTTTGATGAAGTTCCCATGATCCCCCGCACCAGAATCGGGATTGCGCAGGATGATGCCTTTTCATTTTACTACGAGGAAAACCTGCGCTTGCTGCGAGAAGCCGGGGCCGAACTGATCCCCTTCTCCCCCATAGAAGACAAAGCCCTGCCCGAAGGAATTTCCGGCCTTTATTTCGGTGGTGGCTACCCGGAACTGGCAGCCTTTGATCTAGCCCAGAACACCAAGCTGCGCCGGGCAATTGCTGAATTTTCCGCAGCAGGACATCCGATATATGCAGAATGCGGCGGTTTCATGTATCTCATGGAATCCATTTGCAAAGACGATCGTGTCTTCCCCATGTGCGGGATTTTCCCCTTCCGCAGTGCAATGCAATCCCGTTTCCAGTCTCTTGGGTACCGCGAAGTTGAATTATCCCATGACACTATCCTCGGCCCGGCAGGAACTATAGTCCGGGGACATGAATTTCACTATTCCGCATTGGAAGATATGCCGGAAAATACGCAAAAATCATATCAGGTGACCTGCAAGAAAAAAATCTCCGCAAGCGAAGGGTTTGTCGCCAACAGCAACACACTGGGAAGCTACATTCATCTTCATTTTGCAAGTAATCCGCAGGTTGCGAAGAATTTTGTAGAAGCCTGCGTAGCCTCTTCCCGCGCGGAAGATATTTAAATAGACTGCATTTACTCCAAAACGGGCAACTCAATGCAGAAGTACATCATGCACATAGACATGGACGCTTTTTTCGCGTCTGTGGAACAGCTGGATAACCCTGAACTACGTGGCAAACCTGTAGGGGTTGGTTCCCTGCACGAACGCTCGGTGCTCAGTGCGGCCTCCTACGAAGCCCGTAAGTTCGGAGTCCGCTCAGCTATGCCCGTGCATCAGGCTCTGAAACTCTGTCCACAATTGCAGGTAGTTTCCGGGAGCAGGCATAGATATAAAGATATTTCGCGCAAGGTAATGGAAGTGCTCTCCAACTACTCTCCGGTAGTAGAACAGGCTTCCATTGACGAAGCCTACATCGACATAACCGGAACAGAGAAGCTGTTCGGTACCCCGCTGCAAATTGCCCAATCCATCAAAGACGACATCCGTAAAGCCACCGGACTGACTGCTTCTGTAGGCATTGCCCCGGTAAAATTTCTGGCAAAAATAGCCTCCGACCTCAATAAGCCGGACGGAATTTCCATTATCGAAGCTGATCAGGTACAGGATTTCCTGAAAACCATGCCGGTGGAAAAAATTCCCGGTGTAGGCAAAAAAGCCCTGCCTCGCTTACGTTCCTACGGCATCACCTATGCTGCCGACCTACGCCGCTACCCTCCTGAATTTTGGAAGAATCATTTTGGAGAGCGAGGACTTGTTCTCTATGACAAAGGCGCGGGTATCGATCCCACCCCAGTTACCAAAGGGCAAGGCATGAAATCCTCCAGCGCTGAGAATACCTTCGGCGAGGATGTTTCAGATATCCATACCTTGAAAACCCTGCTGCTCAAGCAGTCCGAACGCATTGCAGCAGACATCAGGCGACACGAGGTCAAAGGGCGGACCATCACCCTGAAAATTAAATTTCCCGATTTCCGCCAGATCACCCGCAGCCGGACCCTTGATTCACGTACCTCCCATGGCGGAACAATTTTTAAAACCGCATGCGGATTACTGGATGCGGAACTGCCAATCGGCAAAATCCGGCTGATTGGTGTCGGCATTTCTAATTTTGAGGACCGCAACAGGCAGCTTTCCCTGCTGGATGATCCGCAAAAGCCGCTGGAGAACAAAAGACTGGACCAGCTGGACAAAGCCGTGGATCAGGTCCGCCTCAAATTCGGTAAGGATATCCTGACCCGGGGGAGGCTGCTTGAAGATGAGTAAAACCCAGCTCCGTGAGGGCTACACCACGGGATCATCCGCCACCGGGGCAGCCATGGCTGCCATCCGGGTTCTGCTTGGCACCGAGCCTCCTGAACAAATAGAAATCCCCCTCCCGGTCAAAGGAACCTTGAATATTCCTATCTCCCGGGTGGAAAAAGAAAACGGATACGCACGCGGTGTGGTCATCAAAGACGGCGGAGATGACCCGGACGCAACCCACGGACATGAAATCCACGCAGTGGTGGAAATCAACGAAGCGGACTCACTGCGGATAGAAGTAGAAGGCGGCGTTGGCGTTGGGAGAGTAACCTTACCGGGACTGCCCGTACCTGTCGGCGAAGCGGCCATCAATCCCGTGCCCCGCAAACAGATCATTGCCGGAGCCATCAAGGCGATCAACGAAACAGCGCCGGATTTTTCAAGACTGGTCAAGATAACCATCGAAGTGCCGCAGGGCGAAACAATTGCTAAAGAAACCATGAACGCACGGCTGGGCATTCTGGGAGGGATATCCATACTGGGCACCCAAGGAATTGTGCGCCCCTTTAGCCATGCTTCGTGGAAAGCATCAATCGCCCAGTCTTTAAACGTGGCCCGGGCCAGTGGTCTGGATGAAATAGTCTTCACAACCGGAAGACGCAGCGAACAATTTTATCTGGAACAATTTCCCGAAACTCCGTCTATCGGTGTGGTGCAGGCTGCTGATTTTTTCAAATTTTCCATGCAGCAGGCCAGACTGAAAGAGATGCGCACGGTACGTTGGTCCATATTCATCGGTAAGCTGGTCAAACACGCCATGGGGTTCCCTTACACCCATGCCAAAGACTGGGCCATTGATTTTGACCTTCTGGCCGACTGGTGCGCGGAACTAGGCATGCCGGAGGAATTGACAGAAAAAAACCGGGCCGCAATAACGGCCCGGCATATATATGAAATGGTCCCCGAAGAATCGCGCATGGCTTTCATCCGTATGCTGGTCCGTAAAGCACACGAAAGTGCCTGTGGATTCAGCGGGAACTCGGAGGTAGCAATAAAGTACTTCCTCTTTGATTTTGAGGGCAAAATGATCTATTCCCCCGAAAATCAGAAATAATCTTCTTCATCATCATGGTCGCCGAGGGTATAGAGTACGTAAACTCCCACAGCACCGGCGAGCAAGGCCACCACATAAAAAGGGGTGCAGCGATTTTCTGTACCGGCTGTATAATTGTTAACCTCGTACTCGATGCGCATGTTGCCCATAATGTCATTTACATCGGACATGGTTTTTCCGGCCAGCATGGGAGCGGTGAGGGAGAATCCGTAGAAAGCAGTAAGAATGGAGCCGACCAAAAGGGCTATGGCAATTAACCTTTTCATATGTCATCACCTCCGCAAAAAGTATGGAAGGGTTCAAAATCATAATAACAGATTCTTATTTTTTTGGTAACTAATATTAAAATAAATTTCATAATTGAAATCTTCCTTTAATATCCAAGCAATACATTGTATGAAACATAACATGATACATCCCCTGCAAATAATCGGACTCCATCCGGGCAGTCTGACCCCAACATCAGAAGCAGCCAAAGCCATTTCCAAAGCCGACATACTCAGCGGAGGCAAAAGGCTGTTGGAAGCATTTCCAAAATTCAATGGAAAAAGAATCCCTTTCAGTTCCCCGGTAAAGGAATACGCAAAAACTCTTAAGCAATTGCTGACAGACGGGAAAAAAGTTGTCCTGCTGGCGGATGGAGACCCCCTACTCTTCGGCATTGCCGCATCTCTCATTCCTCTGCTGGGAGCGGAGAACGTATCCATCACCCCGGCGCTTTCCACAGTTCAAGTCGGTGCGGCAAGACTGGGGTGCATCTGGAAGGACTTTGAAATCATTTCCCTGCACGGCAGAGATAACTTTTCCCCGCTTTTCGGGGCTATGCAGCGCAAGAAAGATTGCGCAGTATACACGGATCAAACAAATACCCCGCAAGCCATCGCCAAGCAATTGGTAGAAAAAGGGGTTGATAATTATTCCATGGCCGTACTGGCCCAGCTTGGTACCCCCGAAGAGAAAATAACCCAAGCCAGACCGGAATCTTTCCTGAATTTCATATGCGCAGACCTGAACATAATCATCCTTACTGCTGAAAACAAAAAAAACAGCACCCCGCTCTTCGGACGCGAAGACGATTCATTCACAAGGGAAAAAGGTTTGATCACCAAGCTCCCGGTCCGTTCCGCCGGAATTGCACTGCTGAACCTCAGAGCTGGACAAAC belongs to Marinifilum sp. JC120 and includes:
- a CDS encoding RNA methyltransferase, whose protein sequence is MLDNLSIVLFGTKYPENVGSSARAMTNMGCNNLTLVRPASWDMDKALPLATVKARDIVEKAVVADDLSEALKGQTRVYGTTARTGGWRKGVMTPSSAAPLMVEQLRAGEKVAVVFGPEDRGLTNDETQLCSRLINIPTSRDNSSLNLSQAVLIILYECFKNALDKPFTPAGPPEERSTSFEEQEILASNLQETLLAIDFLKADNPDYWMMPVRRFMSKLDIKRNEFNLLMGICRQIKWIAGQANKK
- a CDS encoding cobyrinate a,c-diamide synthase, with protein sequence MNSIKGFIVAGTHSGCGKTSVTLGLMAALSRRNIKVQPFKTGPDFIDPGHHSRAAGRTCHNLDGWMLSGKILRDIFSRYSQDADACIVEGVMGLYDGYSALDETGSTAHLSKELNLPVILVVDAGSMARSAAALVQGFCNFDPETPVAGVIFNRVGSSNHAQILTEAISLTDVPLVGCLPRREEIATPSRHLGLVTPEHLEDLEFKYNALADWVEENLDLDQIIEALPDIPLPPRFDEVPMIPRTRIGIAQDDAFSFYYEENLRLLREAGAELIPFSPIEDKALPEGISGLYFGGGYPELAAFDLAQNTKLRRAIAEFSAAGHPIYAECGGFMYLMESICKDDRVFPMCGIFPFRSAMQSRFQSLGYREVELSHDTILGPAGTIVRGHEFHYSALEDMPENTQKSYQVTCKKKISASEGFVANSNTLGSYIHLHFASNPQVAKNFVEACVASSRAEDI
- a CDS encoding cobalt-precorrin-5B (C(1))-methyltransferase codes for the protein MSKTQLREGYTTGSSATGAAMAAIRVLLGTEPPEQIEIPLPVKGTLNIPISRVEKENGYARGVVIKDGGDDPDATHGHEIHAVVEINEADSLRIEVEGGVGVGRVTLPGLPVPVGEAAINPVPRKQIIAGAIKAINETAPDFSRLVKITIEVPQGETIAKETMNARLGILGGISILGTQGIVRPFSHASWKASIAQSLNVARASGLDEIVFTTGRRSEQFYLEQFPETPSIGVVQAADFFKFSMQQARLKEMRTVRWSIFIGKLVKHAMGFPYTHAKDWAIDFDLLADWCAELGMPEELTEKNRAAITARHIYEMVPEESRMAFIRMLVRKAHESACGFSGNSEVAIKYFLFDFEGKMIYSPENQK
- the xth gene encoding exodeoxyribonuclease III; the encoded protein is MKIYSWNVNGYRAVIKKNFNEWFDQSNADVVMIQETKAHPDQIPEKNRDLEGYESFWNWSKVKKGYSGTACFTRQPVLSHSFGLVDEKFQGEGRVVLMEYDQFYLFNIYYPNGQMNEERLEYKMGFYDSFLEYAEELRKKKPIVVGGDFNTAHTEIDLKNPKANSERSGFLPSERAWIDKFIEHGYVDTFRMFDDSPGKYSWWSYRYNARKNNAGWRIDYFFVSEELRDNVKNAWIESDVMGSDHCPVGIELLFP
- the cbiE gene encoding precorrin-6y C5,15-methyltransferase (decarboxylating) subunit CbiE, which translates into the protein MKHNMIHPLQIIGLHPGSLTPTSEAAKAISKADILSGGKRLLEAFPKFNGKRIPFSSPVKEYAKTLKQLLTDGKKVVLLADGDPLLFGIAASLIPLLGAENVSITPALSTVQVGAARLGCIWKDFEIISLHGRDNFSPLFGAMQRKKDCAVYTDQTNTPQAIAKQLVEKGVDNYSMAVLAQLGTPEEKITQARPESFLNFICADLNIIILTAENKKNSTPLFGREDDSFTREKGLITKLPVRSAGIALLNLRAGQTVWDLGAGCGSVAIEASFITTDSRFYAVEKKIERTEMIKENIRKFRAWSVEPICGAMPQSLEDLPDPERIFMGGGIGRDDSVIREAAKRLKPGGRLVVHAILMGSIQRSRDLFEELGWNWQSMQIQASTSDKLAGDIRYKAHNPVTILWADKPEG
- a CDS encoding HAMP domain-containing protein, whose protein sequence is MFKNMRIGTKIALSISALMIVIFVAFTSLIVSKARESSIQQAQNLAGEMAGRYGNEVKGIIEKALDVSWAGAAAMKSITDFKSNVDREMVNDLIKTLTEANSMFFGTQIVIEANELDGLDNYFVGNEKYGPKGEYGQYGWYDGGTWKLAEMHKNDPNNTRAWYMVPRDTQKAVLTEPYTTTVVPEVMATVSVPILKKGRFIGVVGIDFVLGAFEKMVKDIRPMETGYAFIASNKGYCVAHPDKEIVTKSITEAFPDADRRDILNAIENGKPYHKTIVSPKTGKEYYYIFAPVVISGTSTPWSIGLAIPTDKIYAEANSFFKLIVTISLLAIVLVIGVVLLIARSISKPIGIMVDDAQAIAAGNFEAKMDRSLFGGELLTLHDALRSMVDNLVKFISTAEEKSKEAELQTEAANKALKEASQAKEEAERAKADGMLQAARQLEGIVEQVTSASEELSSQIEESARGSETQRERTSESATAMEQMNASVLEVAQNASQAAESALDAKKNAEDGGKIVADVVSSIDSVNTAATKMVSGLNELGSQAEGISQVITVITDIADQTNLLALNAAIEAARAGEAGRGFAVVADEVRKLAEKTMQATQEVEQAVHSIQGETRRNIDEMNNAANMVSKSTDFAGQAGESLKTIVENVESTADQVRAIATASEEQSAASEQINRGTDEVNRIAMETAEAMHQSMTAVSDLARLSGDLQNLIEELKDV
- a CDS encoding tetratricopeptide repeat protein, producing the protein MTEKNTIQDLSGVFSRQRIAKVGTGTTTRRVAQIGYYFVEQMAEDLFQVRPLNSNFVPTGDPEGVTRDELLEAYTPEPEMYHKQVLPNMKNLQKTLARADRLRQQGNSFSAEMEYTNAIKVDELNVRGNFGVGLCLMQRGETDRANDVFARLVSMDAPFAPEHKHMFNDFGINLRKSKMIPQAIEYYSKAIALSPEDEHLRYNLARAYFEDKQYEKVREELAKCLELNPEFEETKKFVAYLDKNKLG
- a CDS encoding DNA polymerase IV, with protein sequence MQKYIMHIDMDAFFASVEQLDNPELRGKPVGVGSLHERSVLSAASYEARKFGVRSAMPVHQALKLCPQLQVVSGSRHRYKDISRKVMEVLSNYSPVVEQASIDEAYIDITGTEKLFGTPLQIAQSIKDDIRKATGLTASVGIAPVKFLAKIASDLNKPDGISIIEADQVQDFLKTMPVEKIPGVGKKALPRLRSYGITYAADLRRYPPEFWKNHFGERGLVLYDKGAGIDPTPVTKGQGMKSSSAENTFGEDVSDIHTLKTLLLKQSERIAADIRRHEVKGRTITLKIKFPDFRQITRSRTLDSRTSHGGTIFKTACGLLDAELPIGKIRLIGVGISNFEDRNRQLSLLDDPQKPLENKRLDQLDKAVDQVRLKFGKDILTRGRLLEDE